From a region of the Scyliorhinus torazame isolate Kashiwa2021f chromosome 15, sScyTor2.1, whole genome shotgun sequence genome:
- the LOC140392017 gene encoding lipoyl amidotransferase LIPT1, mitochondrial-like, which produces MPLLEAGLRALWGARYTTLAALGECRAGGALLLQSLSTDIYQNLALEDWLHEYVQTWGGQALLLWRNGPAVVIGRHQNPWRECNLKLMRERGVQLSRRRSGGGTVYHDLGNINLTFFTSRQRYDRRGNLELLISALKGIRPHLDVMATDRYDLLLNSAFKISGTASKIGRTSAYHHCTLLCNSDRSTLSSVLQSPHQGLQTNATPSTPALVKNLCEEDPTLTCDVLMEAIAAEYTRRHSLRDQIVLIDPRDDSLLPGIGKFTQELKSWEWTYGRTPKFTISHLFSLHHDVNEEDVKLNMSINHGRIESCSIEVFSDWLPSAMCDHLASDLIGNRFCPTETMVLASAHLRACSLDNELHNRWNALCEHVMAIM; this is translated from the coding sequence ATGCCCTTGCTGGAAGCGGGACTCCGGGCATTGTGGGGTGCTCGCTACACCACCCTGGCCGCTCTGGGTGAGTGCCGGGCCGGCGGCGCTCTGCTCCTACAGTCCCTGTCCACCGACATCTACCAGAACCTGGCGCTGGAGGACTGGCTTCACGAGTACGTGCAGACCTGGGGCGGGCAGGCGCTCCTGCTCTGGAGGAACGGCCCCGCCGTGGTCATCGGTCGCCACCAGAACCCCTGGCGGGAATGCAACCTGAAACTCATGAGGGAGCGAGGGGTCCAGCTGAGCCGCAGGAGGAGCGGGGGAGGCACCGTGTACCACGACCTTGGCAACATCAACCTGACCTTCTTCACCTCCAGGCAGCGTTACGACAGGCGTGGCAACTTGGAGCTGCTCATCTCCGCCCTGAAGGGGATCCGACCTCACCTGGATGTCATGGCCACAGACAGGTACGACCTGCTGCTCAACAGCGCCTTCAAGATCTCAGGCACTGCCTCCAAAATTGGCAGGACCTCGGCCTACCACCACTGCACCTTGCTTTGCAACTCAGACAGGTCCACGCTCTCCTCGGTGCTCCAGTCTCCACACCAAGGTCTTCAAACCAACGCTACCCCCAGCACACCTGCCCTAGTGAAAAACCTCTGTGAAGAGGATCCCACCCTCACCTGTGATGTACTGATGGAGGCCATTGCTGCGGAGTACACAAGGCGCCACAGCCTCCGTGACCAAATTGTGCTCATCGACCCTCGAGACGACTCGTTGCTGCCAGGAATTGGCAAATTTACTCAGGAGCTTAAAAGCTGGGAGTGGACCTATGGCAGAACACCCAAGTTCACTATCAGCCACTTGTTCTCTCTGCACCATGATGTGAACGAGGAAGATGTTAAATTGAACATGAGCATCAACCATGGCAGGATTGAAAGTTGTAGTATTGAAGTGTTTTCTGACTGGCTACCATCTGCCATGTGTGACCACTTAGCCTCAGACCTCATTGGCAATAGGTTTTGCCCGACTGAAACAATGGTTTTGGCAAGCGCCCATTTAAGGGCTTGTTCCCTGGACAATGAGCTACATAACAGATGGAATGCACTTTGTGAACATGTTATGGCGATAATGTAA